One stretch of Limnohabitans sp. DNA includes these proteins:
- a CDS encoding IS481 family transposase: protein MMIALHKNARTTPATRAEMAASTETAATLALRFGVSEGTVYKWKGRDSFHDASHTPHKLQTTLTPAQEQIVVELRKTLLLPLDDLLAVTREFLCPQATRSGLDRCLRRHGVGNLNALRPKEPTEPHKAFKSYEPGFIHIDVKYLPQMPDETSRRYLFVAIDRATRWVFVQIKSHKTAAAARAFLNALHKACPIKMQKILTDNGKEFTDRLFASRERQATGNHEFDQLCQALNIEHRLTKPRTPRTNGMVERFNGRIADVLKTHRFTSGEDLEQTLMRYVALYNHQLPQSALKSKTPMRAMKDWYASHPHLFIKRPYDYPGCDTGHGFP from the coding sequence ATGATGATTGCCTTGCACAAAAACGCACGTACTACGCCCGCCACCCGTGCGGAGATGGCGGCCAGCACGGAGACTGCTGCCACTTTGGCGTTGCGCTTCGGCGTGAGTGAAGGCACTGTTTACAAGTGGAAGGGTCGAGACAGCTTTCATGACGCGTCCCACACCCCGCACAAGCTTCAAACCACGCTCACACCGGCGCAAGAACAGATCGTGGTCGAACTCAGAAAGACGCTGCTGTTGCCCCTGGATGATTTGTTGGCCGTCACCCGCGAGTTTCTTTGCCCCCAGGCCACACGCTCGGGTCTGGACCGTTGCTTGCGTCGCCACGGCGTTGGCAACCTCAACGCGCTCAGGCCCAAAGAGCCCACTGAGCCTCATAAAGCCTTCAAAAGCTATGAGCCGGGGTTCATCCACATCGATGTCAAATACCTGCCCCAGATGCCCGACGAGACCAGCAGGCGCTATCTGTTTGTGGCCATCGACCGCGCCACACGCTGGGTGTTTGTGCAGATCAAGAGCCACAAGACGGCAGCGGCAGCCCGAGCGTTTCTCAATGCCCTGCACAAGGCGTGCCCGATCAAGATGCAGAAAATTCTGACCGACAACGGCAAGGAGTTCACTGACAGGTTGTTTGCCAGCCGTGAGCGCCAGGCCACGGGCAACCATGAGTTTGATCAACTGTGCCAAGCCTTGAACATTGAACACCGCCTGACCAAACCACGCACGCCGCGCACCAATGGCATGGTCGAGCGCTTCAACGGGCGTATCGCTGACGTGCTCAAGACACACCGATTCACCAGCGGTGAAGATTTGGAGCAAACGCTCATGCGTTACGTGGCTCTGTACAACCATCAGTTACCCCAGTCAGCGCTTAAAAGCAAAACACCGATGAGGGCCATGAAAGACTGGT
- a CDS encoding filamentous hemagglutinin N-terminal domain-containing protein yields the protein MNRTYRLVWSVRLAGWIAASEICRGHVKASSTVRCAAVVAGLSLALNALALAPGELPSGGQLSAGQARIQAAGTTMTVHQDTAKVAIDWQSFNIGNQAAVSFNQPAASAIALNRVLGQDASQIMGRLTSNGQVFLLNPNGVLFGSTAQVNVGGMVASTLGMSNDDLMAGNHRFSGSSTAAVTNQGRITAGDGGYVALLATQAKNEGVIQARMGHVALAAGSDVTLNLNNGSLLGLTVHQGAVSALAQNSHLIQAEGGKVLMTAQAADRLVSAVVNNSGIIEARGVRAEDGVIRLVGDSSAGIVTNTGTLKAGTVQGQARSVLQAGAIEANSVNLGASYALVQTQDARIRAEGGDIRLDGGQHTYLSGTLDASGGTSTAAGGNITVAGPSITLSAASLDASATSAGGTAGSIRVGGGAHGLDTDMTNAQTVTVSGATSLRADGQRGQIVVWSDDATHYFGKAKAGDQGFIEISSKDTLNLGGTTEVGAGGQILYDPTNIVIDAVAPTYFYLDLADPTPTAGDQHGSSGATQLTNGNMVVTSSQDNFGASKSGAAYLYHGTTGALISALYGSTANDQVGSGGITALSNGNYVVSSNLWDNTATATDAGAVTWGSGTAGISGAVSAANSLVGSTASDSVGSGGITALSNGNYVVRSSNWRNGAGAVTWGSGTTGISGAVSATNSLVGSRTSDQVGSGGITALSNGNYVVSSSSWGNGAIGNAGAVTWGSGTTGVSGAVSATNSLVGSTASDSVGSGGITALSNGNYVVSSSSWDNRTIGNAGAVTWGSGTGGTIGAVSATNSLVGSRTSDQVGSGGITALTNGNYVVRSSNWRNGPATTRAGAVTWGSGTAGVSGVVSAANSLVGSKVDDQVGNGGITALSNGNYVVSSSSWDKGPIANAGAVTWGNGTTGISGAVSATNSLVGSKDSDQVGGGGITALSNGNYVVRSSNWAQGVGVFNLGAVTWGNGTGGVSGEVSATNSLVGSTAEDRVGNDGITALSNGNYVVRSSNWRNGENANAGAVTWGSGTAGISGAVSATNSLVGSTAEDRVGNDGITALSNGNYVVRSRLWNNGAATRAGAVTWGNGTGGTMGAVSATNSLVGSKVDDQVGGVGSGGITALSNGNYVVRSSSWDNTAAAAADAGAVTWGSGTAGISGAVSAANSLVGSKRDDNVGSGGITALSNGNYVVSSSAWGNGTNANAGAVTWGSGTAGVSGVVSAANSLVGSRANDQVGSGGITALTNGNYVVRSPNFDGQRGAVWLVADPASAAEMINASSGTANVNPALLANAAGAGTTVTLQATNDITVNSAVNVAGKLNLLAGNRMTLNAGGTITSTAPGDALVLSGNTFVNNAGSNALTAANGRWLVYSNAPAGNTFGGLASGNNAVWNATHAGNAPATIASGNRYVFAQQPTVAITANAQTKVYDGWVARQLNSCNADEVVGRAAQEPTADDC from the coding sequence ATGAACCGGACCTATCGTCTCGTCTGGAGCGTTCGCCTTGCTGGCTGGATTGCCGCATCTGAAATTTGCCGTGGGCATGTAAAAGCCTCCAGCACGGTTCGATGCGCAGCAGTTGTCGCCGGGTTGTCACTGGCCTTGAATGCCCTGGCTCTGGCGCCTGGGGAGCTGCCATCGGGTGGCCAGCTCAGTGCAGGGCAGGCACGCATTCAGGCAGCAGGCACAACGATGACGGTTCATCAGGACACCGCCAAAGTGGCCATCGACTGGCAAAGTTTTAACATCGGCAATCAAGCGGCGGTCAGCTTCAACCAACCTGCAGCCAGTGCCATTGCGCTGAACCGCGTCCTGGGACAAGACGCATCCCAAATCATGGGGCGGCTGACGTCCAATGGACAGGTTTTCCTGCTCAACCCCAACGGCGTGTTGTTTGGCAGCACGGCGCAAGTCAATGTTGGCGGCATGGTGGCTTCAACCCTTGGCATGTCCAACGACGACTTGATGGCGGGCAACCACCGCTTCAGCGGCTCCAGCACTGCGGCAGTGACGAATCAGGGCCGCATCACCGCTGGCGACGGCGGTTATGTCGCCTTGCTGGCCACACAGGCAAAAAATGAAGGCGTGATTCAGGCCCGAATGGGCCACGTTGCGCTGGCAGCTGGCAGCGATGTGACCTTGAACCTCAACAACGGCAGCTTGCTGGGCCTGACGGTACACCAGGGTGCGGTCAGCGCGCTGGCGCAAAACAGCCACCTGATTCAAGCTGAAGGGGGCAAGGTACTGATGACAGCGCAAGCCGCTGACCGGCTGGTCAGCGCGGTGGTCAACAACAGCGGCATCATTGAAGCGCGCGGCGTGCGGGCAGAAGATGGCGTGATTCGCCTGGTGGGCGACAGCAGCGCGGGCATCGTGACCAACACGGGCACGCTGAAAGCCGGAACGGTTCAGGGGCAGGCCCGCAGCGTGCTGCAGGCAGGTGCTATTGAAGCCAACAGCGTCAACCTGGGCGCCAGCTACGCCCTGGTGCAAACGCAAGACGCACGCATTCGCGCTGAGGGCGGTGACATCCGGCTGGACGGCGGCCAGCACACGTATTTGTCGGGCACGTTAGACGCAAGCGGCGGCACCAGCACAGCAGCTGGCGGCAACATCACGGTGGCAGGCCCGTCCATCACGCTTTCGGCAGCTTCTTTAGACGCATCAGCTACCAGCGCTGGCGGCACCGCAGGCAGCATCCGCGTTGGCGGCGGGGCGCATGGGCTGGACACCGACATGACCAACGCCCAAACAGTCACCGTCAGCGGGGCCACATCGCTCAGGGCCGACGGCCAGCGCGGGCAAATCGTGGTCTGGTCAGACGACGCGACCCATTACTTTGGCAAGGCCAAGGCCGGTGACCAGGGTTTCATTGAGATTTCATCAAAAGACACCTTAAACCTGGGCGGCACAACCGAGGTCGGCGCGGGCGGGCAGATTTTGTATGACCCCACCAACATCGTCATTGATGCGGTAGCGCCCACATATTTTTACCTTGATTTGGCCGACCCGACGCCAACGGCAGGCGATCAGCATGGAAGCAGCGGCGCAACACAGCTGACCAACGGCAACATGGTGGTGACATCTTCACAGGACAACTTCGGCGCAAGCAAATCGGGCGCAGCATATCTTTATCACGGTACGACAGGCGCACTCATCTCGGCACTCTACGGCAGCACTGCCAACGACCAGGTGGGTAGCGGCGGCATCACCGCCCTGAGCAACGGCAACTATGTGGTGAGCAGCAACCTTTGGGACAACACCGCAACAGCTACTGATGCAGGTGCAGTGACCTGGGGCAGCGGCACGGCGGGCATCAGCGGGGCGGTATCGGCAGCCAACTCCCTGGTGGGCAGCACGGCCAGTGACTCGGTGGGCAGCGGCGGCATCACCGCCCTGAGCAACGGCAACTATGTGGTGCGCAGCTCTAATTGGCGCAACGGCGCAGGTGCAGTGACCTGGGGCAGCGGCACAACGGGCATCAGTGGGGCGGTATCGGCAACCAACTCCCTGGTGGGCAGCAGGACCAGTGACCAGGTGGGCAGCGGCGGCATCACCGCCCTGAGCAACGGCAACTATGTGGTGAGCAGCTCTAGTTGGGGCAACGGCGCAATCGGTAATGCAGGTGCAGTGACCTGGGGCAGCGGCACAACGGGCGTCAGCGGGGCGGTATCGGCAACCAACTCCCTGGTGGGCAGCACGGCCAGTGACTCGGTGGGCAGCGGCGGCATCACCGCCCTGAGCAACGGCAACTATGTGGTGAGCAGCTCTTCTTGGGACAACCGCACAATCGGTAATGCAGGTGCAGTGACCTGGGGCAGTGGCACAGGGGGCACCATAGGGGCGGTATCGGCAACCAACTCCCTGGTGGGCAGCAGGACCAGTGACCAGGTGGGCAGCGGCGGCATCACCGCCCTGACCAACGGCAACTATGTGGTGCGCAGCTCTAATTGGCGCAACGGCCCAGCCACCACCCGTGCAGGTGCAGTGACCTGGGGCAGCGGCACAGCGGGCGTCAGCGGGGTGGTATCGGCAGCCAACTCCCTGGTGGGCAGCAAGGTCGATGACCAGGTGGGCAACGGCGGCATCACCGCCCTGAGCAACGGCAACTATGTGGTGAGCAGCTCTTCTTGGGACAAAGGCCCAATCGCTAATGCAGGTGCAGTGACCTGGGGCAACGGCACAACGGGCATCAGTGGGGCGGTATCGGCAACCAACTCCCTGGTGGGCAGCAAGGACAGTGACCAGGTGGGCGGCGGCGGCATCACCGCCCTGAGCAACGGCAACTATGTGGTGCGCAGCTCTAATTGGGCACAGGGCGTCGGAGTGTTTAATCTAGGTGCAGTGACCTGGGGCAACGGCACAGGGGGCGTCAGCGGGGAGGTATCGGCAACCAACTCCCTGGTGGGCAGCACGGCCGAAGACCGCGTGGGGAACGACGGCATCACCGCCCTGAGCAACGGCAATTATGTGGTGCGCAGCTCTAATTGGCGCAACGGCGAAAACGCTAATGCAGGTGCAGTGACCTGGGGCAGCGGCACGGCGGGCATCAGTGGGGCGGTATCGGCAACCAACTCCCTGGTGGGCAGCACGGCCGAAGACCGCGTGGGGAACGACGGCATCACCGCCCTGAGCAACGGCAATTATGTGGTGCGCAGCAGACTTTGGAACAACGGCGCAGCCACCCGTGCAGGTGCAGTGACCTGGGGCAACGGCACAGGGGGCACCATGGGGGCGGTCTCGGCAACCAACTCCCTGGTGGGCAGCAAGGTCGATGACCAGGTGGGCGGCGTCGGCAGCGGCGGCATCACCGCCCTGAGCAACGGCAACTATGTGGTGCGCAGCTCTTCTTGGGACAACACCGCAGCAGCTGCTGCTGATGCAGGTGCAGTGACCTGGGGCAGCGGCACGGCGGGCATCAGCGGGGCGGTATCGGCAGCCAACTCCCTGGTGGGCAGCAAGAGAGATGACAATGTGGGCAGCGGCGGCATCACCGCCCTGAGCAACGGCAACTATGTGGTGAGCAGCTCTGCTTGGGGCAACGGCACAAACGCTAATGCAGGTGCAGTGACCTGGGGCAGCGGCACGGCGGGCGTCAGTGGGGTGGTATCGGCAGCCAACTCCCTGGTGGGCAGCAGGGCCAATGACCAGGTGGGCAGCGGCGGCATCACCGCCCTGACCAACGGCAACTATGTGGTGCGCAGCCCGAACTTTGACGGCCAGCGCGGGGCTGTCTGGTTGGTGGCGGACCCGGCCAGTGCTGCTGAGATGATCAATGCCAGCAGCGGCACAGCCAACGTCAACCCAGCCTTGCTGGCAAACGCTGCAGGGGCAGGCACCACCGTCACGCTGCAGGCCACCAACGACATCACCGTCAACTCCGCCGTCAATGTGGCAGGCAAGCTGAACTTGCTGGCGGGTAACCGCATGACGCTCAATGCCGGTGGCACCATCACCTCTACTGCGCCCGGCGATGCCCTTGTGCTGTCGGGCAACACCTTTGTCAACAACGCAGGCAGCAACGCACTGACTGCTGCCAATGGCCGCTGGCTGGTGTATTCAAACGCACCAGCGGGCAACACCTTTGGCGGCCTGGCATCTGGCAACAACGCGGTGTGGAACGCAACCCACGCGGGCAACGCGCCAGCAACCATTGCCAGCGGCAACCGCTATGTGTTTGCGCAACAACCTACAGTCGCCATCACAGCCAATGCACAAACCAAGGTGTACGACGGCTGGGTGGCCAGGCAACTTAACTCATGCAATGCAGATGAGGTTGTCGGTCGCGCTGCACAAGAACCGACCGCCGATGATTGCTGA